TGTGTATGACACAGAGAACGGTGTTGTTTATTTTGAGCGCGGTGGCGCCTGGACAGAATCAGCTAACACGGGTTTCCATGGTCCTTCTAAATCAAGGGTGATAGAAACCGGTGACGGCAGCAAATTCGCGACGTATAAATTGGCGGGCATTAACCCCGGCCGCTATGAACTGAAAGCCTGGTGGGTGGCGGCTAACAACCGAAGCACCAACACCCCTTACACCATTTACAGGAGTGGCGCTGCTTCTCCGGTAACCGTGCGGGTAGACCAAACGGCAAACGGAAGCAAATTCAACGTAATTGGTACCTATGATCTGGGCCCGAATGACTCCATTGTCATCAGCAATGACGCACAAGGTCAATTTGTGGTGGCAGACGCGCTGAGCCTGATCAAAGTAGGGGAAAGCCTTCCGGCCATTTCCTTCGCCGGCAACCAAGACAGAGGCGAAGCTATAGAAAACCAGAACAGCACCTTCAATGTGACTCTTGCCAGCCCCAACTCCGGCTTCACCTTGAGCAAACTGAGAATCTTCAAGAAAGTAAACGGTGGCGCTGAGGCGCAGGTAGGGGATGAGATTGCCCTTAACGGGGTTTACACCCATACCTATCCTTTCACCTACAATGGATCAGACCCTGTGGGCGCCAATGTGTCTTTCCGGTTTGAGCTGGAAGACAGCTTTGGCCGTACCGTTTCCAGAACCTTTGACTATACCGTGGTAACGCTTACCCAGGTAGTTTTCAAAGGTGGCGCAGCCGAAGGAACACATCCGCAACTGCGGCCTCTTTCGCTGGAGCTTTCTTTGGAGACGCGTCAGCCAGCGGTGAACGTGAAGGAACTGAAAGTATTCAAGTCTGTTAACGGTGGTTCTGAACAACAAGTAGGAACAACGGTGGCCTTGGCTGCCCAGCCCCAGCAAGACTATACCTTCACTACTACCTTAAGTGAAGCCGTGAACAGCAAAGTGAACTTGAGATTTGAGCTCACAGACGCCAATAACGTAAAAGCCAGCCGCACTTACCAAGCCACCGTGGCACCGCCGCGCGGAGATTTCCGGTTGGCCGTGATTTCTGACTTGAACTCCAGCTTTGGGTCTGTGACCTATGAGTGGCAGGTAGACAGTATCATGCAGCGTATTCCTAGGTTATGGAGACCAGACATGGTGGTAGCCGGTGGTGACATGATTGCCGGTCAGTCCGCTACTTTGACTGCTACGCAAGTAGCCGCTATGTGGGCCGGGTTTGACGCCAAAGTGGCCCAGCCACTGAAAGCCGCCAACATTCCGTTTGCCTTTACCATGGGTAACCATGACGCCGCCCTGGCACTTGACCGCACAGAAGCAGAGAAATACTGGAAGAAACCAGAGAACATGCCATCGTGGCATCCGGTGGATATGACCAATTATCCGTTCTACTTCTCGTACAAGCCAACGCCTACCTCAGACATCTTCTTTGTCTCCTGGGAAGCCAGCTCCGCCACCATCTCTGCGTCACAGCTGGAGTGGGTGCGGGCACAGTTCACCAGCCCAGAGGCCAGAGCTGCTAAGTTCAGGTTCCTGATTGGTCACTTGCCGCTGTACGGTGCCGCTGCGCAGTATAACATTGCCGGCAACGTACTGAACAACGCCACCGCCTTGCAGGCCATGATGGAAGAACTGGATGTACACACCTACATCAGTGGTCACCACCATGCCTACTACCCTGGCAAGCACGGTTCTGTGGAATTCCTGAATGCCGGTGCCGCCGGTTCCGGACCACGCGCTTACATGGGTTTAGATGAAGTAGCCCCTAACTCGGTGACCTTAATGGACATCTTTGTGGAGCAGGACACCATCATCTACACCACCTATGAGATAAAAGAGCAGATTGCCTCCAACATGAAGATCACAGATGAAAAGCGTCTGCCAGAAATCATGAACGGGGTGAACGGCTACATGATCAGAAGAGACATTGCGGTGTCTGGAGCCGGCGTAGGTTCCCTTTCTTCTTACAACAAAGAAAGAAGCCGCGCTTCTGCTGCCACGGGTACTGTCACCACGGTAGACCAGGGCCAGTCTGTTCAAATCACGGGTTCCTTCAGCAACTTGCAAGGGACACTTCTGCCTGAACGCGGAGCGGTAGGCCTATACCAAGGCAGTTACCCAAGTGACGGCGTGTTTAAAATGGCCCTGGAGGTAACTTCTACCAACGGCCGCTCCGGCACCTTCAAAGGCACCTTGCCTGCTAACCAAAGCGTGAAGGAACTGTTGAGTACCGGTATGTTCTATGTGTTGATCAAAACCGATGCCTTCCCGGCCGGTGAATTGAGAACCCAAATCTACAGAGCCACCAACCAGGGACCTGCCGTGCCGGTGTTCGCCACCCATAATGGAACCGATACGTACCCAATCCGCAACATCAAAGCGGTGTTCCCGGTGAGATGGAACGCGGCCAAAGACCCTGAGGCCAACGCCGTGACCTACACGTACCAGTTAGCCAAAGACGAGCAGTTCACCCAGCTGTTAGTGGAAGAAGCCACAGCTACGGCTTTGAACTACACCGCTCAGCAGGAGAAGTGGTTTGCCTTATTAGGCGAAGAGAATACTGCCACTTTCTACCACCGTGTGATTGCCTCAGATGGTAAAAACGTAACAGTGGGAGCCACGCAGGCCTTAAAGCTGGAGAAAAACGCAGACCCTGTTACAGGCCCAGTAAATGTGCCCGCGCCTAACTTTGTGTATGACTGCAAAACCAAAGACGCAGACGGTAAGTGTATTGCCGCCTTCGGGGAAATGCCTTCTACCCAAGGCCACGGTGTGGTGATTGACAGAAAAGGCAGAACCTGGTCTGCGGCCTATGGCCTTGGTATTAGAATTCATGCCCCTAATGGAGACGTGGTGAATCTGGCCAACGCGCCGGGTATGGTGGTGGGCAGCAATGCCAGCGGAAGCCATATCTCGTCCCTTACCTTAAATGGTGCCACCCATGCCGTGAGCAACGTGCGTGGTCTTGGTTTAGCCCATGACGGAAACATTCTGGTGGTGGTGAGAGACCGCGTGATCTACAAACTGTCTGTGGAGACCGGCCAGCCTTTGGCCAGTTGGGACGGCACCGCTACCGTAGGTACCGCCAGCTTCACCAACCCAACCTCTACCGCAGACGGAAAAGTGTACGTAGGTTCTGTTTCTACCAATGCCAACTGGCTCTTGAAGCAAAGCACCACAGAGCCAACCAAGTTTGAGCTATTGGCCAACGGCTTCACGTTGCCAGAACGCGCAGGGACTATCCGTTCGTCTATGATTTCGCCGGAAGGCAACAACATCTACGTACCTAGCTCCAGCTTGAACCGTCTGTTCAATTTCCACAGCGCCAACGGTTTGACAGCCTGGAACTTGGTGGAGACCATTAACATGCCTAACCCAGCCTCTAACTCAGTGTATGCGGCGGGCAAAAACAAGGTATACGTAGTGGCCAACACCAGCGGAAACACACCACCCACCCTCATGATGCGTGATGACACAGACCCTGCCCAGAAAATCTCCTGGACCCTTCCATTGCCAGAGGTAGTTGGAAATGACCTGCGCGGTCTGTGGCTCTCAAAAGGCGAAGACACCTTGTACACCACGGCGGCCAACGGGTTCATCTACCGTTACATCATTCCTGCCACCGGTGGAACCGAGGTGCCAAGAGTACTGGAAGACATGACTATTGGCCAGGCCCGGCCGGTGAACACCAATGGGGTGGCCACTCAGGCTGGTAAATATGTGCGGGTGAAAGGCGTGGTGAACGCCACCAACCTGTCAAGAGCCTACCTGGACCTGGCGCTTACCAGCGGCGGACAAGGGATTCAAGTATACAAAGTGAGCCGCGGCGAGATGACGTATACCCCAACCCTTGGCGACAGCATAGCCGCCATTGGGGTGTTGAGACAGTACAACGGCCAACTTAGACTGGAAGTAGACTCTGTGCGCCTTATTCAGGCAGGCAAGCCGTTGATTTCACCGTCTGTGGTGACCGCAGCCTCAGAAGAACTGGAGTCTTACGTGGTGCAGTTCAGCAATGCTACGTTGGTAAACCCAGCGCAGTGGACCACCGGCCAAGGCTACCACGGCTTTGAAGTACAGCTGCAGACTGAAGGTGGAATTGTGCCCATGTTCATTCCGGCTACTTCTGACCTGTACAACCTGCCAGCGCCAAACGGACGTATCCATTTCACAGGCGTGGTGCAGCAGTTCAAAGCCGAGGCACCGTACACCTCTGGGTATTATGTAGTACCGTTGGGTGCCGCTACCTTAACCGGCGTGCGTACAGACACTGAGGCGCAGCAAGTAGCCGTGTACCCAGTGCCAACCTCCGGAAGCCTGCAGGTGCAATTGCCAGAGTCACTTAGAAAAGGAACCCGCCTGCAGGTAACTGACCTGGCCGGGAAAACCATCTTGGTGAAGGAAACCAAAACCCACGACGGAGTAACGCTTGATTTAAGCAACCAGGCAGCCGGCGTTTATCTGGTGGTGTTGCACACGCCAAACGGCAAAGTGGTGCGCCGCGTAGTAAAACAGTAAGCTTTATTCATTCCATACAAAAGGGGACCCACAGGGTCCCCTTTTTATTTTTGCCCAGGTTCCGTTTTAGGCTCCATTTCCAGAAATGAAGCCAAAAACGTTTGGCTGAAATCGGGCCATTCCAAACCCATAAAACTTTTGCTACTCTTCCCGTTTTCGGGCTCTGTTTTTGAAACGAAGCCCAAAACACGGGTACCTATCCTCAGGTAATTTTCCCTTCTGTTCACCTGCCGTCGGCTTCGTTGAAAATATTTGAGCGCGCGCAAGGAACCACTATTCTGAATTCATGGAAAATTTCGGTTTTAAGCCCTTTTAAAGCCGATGAAGAAGTGACGTTTGGCAACGGGAAGGTTTGGCCAGGAAAGTGCCGTAAAAGTGAGCTAATAGCCTTTTTTGAAAACATATTTCTGTGGGGAAAGAAAGGCCAGCGGTGTTGTGGAGGGAAATGAAGGTAGGGGGCATGCAACCTTCGGGCTGTTACAGGACTCTACTGTATAAACCCACGCACCCATGAAAGTTCACTACGCCCTTTGCTTGTCAGTTCTGCTTCTTTTTTCTGGGTGCGACCTGGACGATGACCAAAAAGTTTGCAACGTCAGCAATCCTACTGAGAACCTGCCCTGGCTTAAAGCCAAAAAGGAAGAGTTGCAGACGTCTATTAATTGCCATTTCATTGATCAGGGTGAGTGGCGTGGGATAACCGTTTTCATATTTGGGACCTGTTCGCCCCTCATTAGTTCTGTTCTGCTTGTCTATGACTGTGAAGGCAACCTGCTTTGCCCCAGCTCAAGTGCTGCTTGCCCTACTTTTCAAAGAAATGTGAGGTCGCGCAAAACCATCTGGCGAAACGGGAAATAGCTGGGTCTGGGGCATTCTGTTTTCGGGCTCATTTCCAGAAACGAGGCCAAAAACAGAAAGCCCAACCTGTAGAGACACAATGCCTTGCGTCTTGCCTCTATGCAACAATTATTAAAGATGAAGTAACTGCTGCTGCAAGATGAGGAGTAAACGAAAAACAAAAAAGCCGTGCCCGGAAATGACTCCAGACACGGCTTTTTTTATGCGGTTTGAATTGGTTACACCAGGTTGTTGGCCACCAAATACTCGGCAATCTGCACGGCGTTGGTGGCGGCTCCTTTGCGAAGGTTGTCGGCTACAATCCAGAGGTTGAGGGTGTTGGGCTGTGATTCATCGCGGCGCACGCGGCCTACAAACACCTCGTCGCGGCCGTGGGCGGTCAAAGGCATGGGGTACTGCAGGTTGGCGGTATCATCTACCACCACCACGCCCGGGGTTTCGTTTAAGATGCGGTACACTTCCTCCATGGTGAAATCTTTGGCAAACTCCACGTTCACGCTTTCAGAGTGGCCGCCCACTACCGGAATGCGCACGGTGGTAGCCGTTACTTGTATGCCTTCATCGCCCATGATTTTCTTGGTCTCCAGCACCATTTTCATCTCCTCTTTGGTGTACCCGTTCTCAGTGAACACGTCAATGTGCGGAATCACGTTCAGGTCAATGGTGTAGGCGTAGGCTTTCTCGCCTTCTTTGCCGGCACGCTCGTTCATGAGCTGGTCCACGGCTTTCTTGCCCGTTCCCGTCACTGACTGGTACGTGCTCACCACAATGCGCTTGATTTTTAACGCCTGGTGCAAGTGGTTGAGTGCCACCACCATTTGTATGGTAGAGCAGTTGGGGTTGGCAATTATTTTATCTTGTGGGGTCAGTTCTTGGGCGTTTATTTCCGGCACCACCAGTTTTTTGGAAGGGT
This region of Rufibacter sp. LB8 genomic DNA includes:
- a CDS encoding phosphodiester glycosidase family protein, with product MKKSVLPLKVLFLAGWLLCCTQPLFAQLNLTWTKPAELNAGLPPSVQVFYSNTPVNGAVMKTYYALIDLNDPNLEFKTGYIPGVKKTPNQWAAAETDPVYAVVNGGFFNTTTNVALGTAVQDGQVLAINAKDNRTRSVFGVLPGNIADIAWIYHVGAQNTMYQYPNPNTAINQSPSATFPAGAQLWPASTALGAGPVIVHNGQLRITKDEEAMWASGDNREPRTGIGRTADNKVILMVVEGRNPGISSGVTIPEMAQIFLGIGAHEAMNFDGGGSSALAIQGKNTILPSDAGEQRAVPTALLVKRRTHVYDTENGVVYFERGGAWTESANTGFHGPSKSRVIETGDGSKFATYKLAGINPGRYELKAWWVAANNRSTNTPYTIYRSGAASPVTVRVDQTANGSKFNVIGTYDLGPNDSIVISNDAQGQFVVADALSLIKVGESLPAISFAGNQDRGEAIENQNSTFNVTLASPNSGFTLSKLRIFKKVNGGAEAQVGDEIALNGVYTHTYPFTYNGSDPVGANVSFRFELEDSFGRTVSRTFDYTVVTLTQVVFKGGAAEGTHPQLRPLSLELSLETRQPAVNVKELKVFKSVNGGSEQQVGTTVALAAQPQQDYTFTTTLSEAVNSKVNLRFELTDANNVKASRTYQATVAPPRGDFRLAVISDLNSSFGSVTYEWQVDSIMQRIPRLWRPDMVVAGGDMIAGQSATLTATQVAAMWAGFDAKVAQPLKAANIPFAFTMGNHDAALALDRTEAEKYWKKPENMPSWHPVDMTNYPFYFSYKPTPTSDIFFVSWEASSATISASQLEWVRAQFTSPEARAAKFRFLIGHLPLYGAAAQYNIAGNVLNNATALQAMMEELDVHTYISGHHHAYYPGKHGSVEFLNAGAAGSGPRAYMGLDEVAPNSVTLMDIFVEQDTIIYTTYEIKEQIASNMKITDEKRLPEIMNGVNGYMIRRDIAVSGAGVGSLSSYNKERSRASAATGTVTTVDQGQSVQITGSFSNLQGTLLPERGAVGLYQGSYPSDGVFKMALEVTSTNGRSGTFKGTLPANQSVKELLSTGMFYVLIKTDAFPAGELRTQIYRATNQGPAVPVFATHNGTDTYPIRNIKAVFPVRWNAAKDPEANAVTYTYQLAKDEQFTQLLVEEATATALNYTAQQEKWFALLGEENTATFYHRVIASDGKNVTVGATQALKLEKNADPVTGPVNVPAPNFVYDCKTKDADGKCIAAFGEMPSTQGHGVVIDRKGRTWSAAYGLGIRIHAPNGDVVNLANAPGMVVGSNASGSHISSLTLNGATHAVSNVRGLGLAHDGNILVVVRDRVIYKLSVETGQPLASWDGTATVGTASFTNPTSTADGKVYVGSVSTNANWLLKQSTTEPTKFELLANGFTLPERAGTIRSSMISPEGNNIYVPSSSLNRLFNFHSANGLTAWNLVETINMPNPASNSVYAAGKNKVYVVANTSGNTPPTLMMRDDTDPAQKISWTLPLPEVVGNDLRGLWLSKGEDTLYTTAANGFIYRYIIPATGGTEVPRVLEDMTIGQARPVNTNGVATQAGKYVRVKGVVNATNLSRAYLDLALTSGGQGIQVYKVSRGEMTYTPTLGDSIAAIGVLRQYNGQLRLEVDSVRLIQAGKPLISPSVVTAASEELESYVVQFSNATLVNPAQWTTGQGYHGFEVQLQTEGGIVPMFIPATSDLYNLPAPNGRIHFTGVVQQFKAEAPYTSGYYVVPLGAATLTGVRTDTEAQQVAVYPVPTSGSLQVQLPESLRKGTRLQVTDLAGKTILVKETKTHDGVTLDLSNQAAGVYLVVLHTPNGKVVRRVVKQ
- the asd gene encoding aspartate-semialdehyde dehydrogenase — protein: MKVAVVGATGLVGGEMLKVLAERNFPVDELLLVASERSVGQKMTFKNKEYTVVSMEEAIAQKPQIAIFSAGGSVSKEMAPKFAEVGTTVVDNSSAWRMDPSKKLVVPEINAQELTPQDKIIANPNCSTIQMVVALNHLHQALKIKRIVVSTYQSVTGTGKKAVDQLMNERAGKEGEKAYAYTIDLNVIPHIDVFTENGYTKEEMKMVLETKKIMGDEGIQVTATTVRIPVVGGHSESVNVEFAKDFTMEEVYRILNETPGVVVVDDTANLQYPMPLTAHGRDEVFVGRVRRDESQPNTLNLWIVADNLRKGAATNAVQIAEYLVANNLV